In Planktothrix sp. FACHB-1365, the genomic stretch TTAATAATTTTATATGTTCCAGATGTGGTGGTTCCTACTTTAGGATTACTAATAAATTCAAACGTAAAAATAACATCATCCGCCGTAAAGGGTTTTCCATCCGACCATTTCACATCTTTTTTGAGTTTCCAGGTCACGGATTTTCCATCTTTGGCAATTCCTCCATTTTCTATCGTAGGAATTTCGGCGGCTAAAAAGGGAACTAATTTTAATTGATTATTGAAACTGGCTAAGGGTTCTAGGGTAATACGGCTGGCTTCGGAATCTTTGAACCCGGTTGATAAATGGGGATTGAGAATGGTTGGAGCTTGCCAATATAATAATTTTAAGGTTTTTTCTGGGGGTTGCTGATTAGAATTGCTCGGATTAGTTGAGGTAGAATTGGGGGAAGACCCACAGGAGGTTAGAGTTAAACTAATCAGCGAAACGAACACAGAAAACCGATAAGACTTCAGATAAATTGAATCAAAGAGCGATCGCATCCTGTACTGAGTAGATTTCATAAAAACTTCAAACTGACGATAAACAACCCTAGAGAGGCATTCATGCCTGTATTCAGTATCACTCGATTATTGAATTTCGTTAATTTTATTACAAAATCTTACAAAAACATCGATTACACTTGACAAAAGCATAAGATTTTGCACTGTGAGGACGATACTATGGGTCTGATCCGCCAAGTTGAAGTTCGCAGACTCAACGCGATGAAGTCGGGAAGGGTTGAGTTTTTTACTCCCCAAACCAGTCAAGAAACGATGATGGTCAGAGTCGAAGCAGGTGCAATTGAACAGCTATTTGTTCATCATTTTCAAACCGATCAACTGTTAGTTGTCCGGGGTGAGTTTGTGATCGTGATTTTACAGAATCGTCAATATTTTTATATTCCTCTGAGTGAAAAGATTCCAACTGTGATTACGATTCCTCCTGGGGTTCCTCACAGTACGATTAACTTAAGTGATGAACCTTGTTTGATAGTGAATGCGGTACTGCGACATGGAGAACCCCACGAACGAGATTATCGCCCCTTAAAACCGCCCTTTCCTTATGATTTAGTCGCAGCAAAACAAGCCCTAGAAACCTTAGATTATCCCGTAACGGCGTAAGGTTTAGGTAGGGAGAATAAAGTTTATTATCTTGCAGCAGAGGATTTAATCTAATAATATTAAAATTGACGATTATGATTTTCTAAAGCCTTGGCACTCTTAAAAATTAAAGTTAAACCCAATTCTAAACAGCAAGCTCTCCAAAAAGAAGTTGATGGCAGTTTGACTGTCCATCTGAAATCTCCCCCGGTGGAGGGAAAAGCCAACCAAGAATTAATTCAATTTTTAGCAAAACAGTTGGGAGTCCCCAAATCTCAGATTACCATTAAATCGGGTTTATCCTCTCGCCATAAATTGGTAGAAGTTCCCGACGTTAACCCCTAGTATAATAAGTGAGTCTGCACCATCAATTTCAGTTTTTTGCCAATGGATGCGTTTCAACCCACCCCACCAGATTGGACTACCGATGCCATTCACGCTTCTGAGTTCTGCTGTCCTCAATGTTCTGCGAGTAGTTTAGAAGCTCAACAGGTTTGGATTAATCGTCGTTCTCCCGTTTACAGTGAAAATAATCGTCGCAAATGGCAGGAATTTTATACTTGTCAATGTGGCTGTGTTTGGTGGGCTTGGAGTAGCGATCGCCCTCCCTCTAACCTCGTTTCTCAAACCGAAGATTCTGATATTTTTTGAGCGTTTAATCTGTAAGTTAGAGGCAACTTCTGTAACTAACGCCCTTATCATTCCAATGCAAGCCATTGGAATGATAAGGCTAGTTAAAAAGCGATCGCTTATCCTTTTAAAGTTGTTCAGGATCAATTCCTAATTCTCGGAGTTTAGCCGCTAACTTATCAGCCCGTTGCTGTAATGTTTCTCGTTGTTGTCGTTCTTTAAAAGCCACTTCTTCAGTCGTTAAAACTAATTCACCTCCTGCTGTAAAAAATCGTAATTTATGATCAAGAATGCCTAAAAATAGGTCTAATTGTTGACTCCATAACCAGCCGTTTTCATTGGGTGAAATCGGTTGATATTGACCCTCAACAATATGAAATCCGGCAAATTCTAAAGTTTTTGGATCAAACCAAAAATAGTCCGGGGTACGAAAAACATCCTGATAGATTTCTTTTTTTTCTCCGCGATCAGTATCAGCCGTTGTTTTGGATAACATTTCAATGATGACATTAGGATATTTGCCATCTTCTTCCCAAACAACCCAACTATTACGGGGTTTTCGTTCAGTTCCCAAAACCACAAAAAAATCTGGCCCGCGAAATTCTTCGGATTTTTTTTGACGTTGACTATAATAAATGGTTAAGTTACCAATGGCATAAAAATCATCTCGATCTTGCCATAACCATTCTAACGAGTTAAGTAAAAGTAGAATTTGGCGGAGATGGAGTTCGCTTTCCAAGGGGGGCTCCTGACTCAATAAATCACTGGGCGGAAATTGTACTTCATTGAGAAGTGTTGGGGTTTGGATTTGTTCTTCAACAATAGACATTATTGAATATCCGTTAGGATGAGTATTTTTTGATTATAGTTTAAAAAAATAGCGATCGCTTCTTCGTAGTGAGTCCTTCAGGACTCTCAGCCCTTTAGGTCTGACTACGGTTTCTTGTCGTAGTAAGTTTTTCGCTTATAATAGTTTTAATCTCTAATTAATCTAAGATAAATCACAATGACTCAATTTACTTTAAATTTAGAAACAATTGATTTGAACGATGAACAATTTTTTCAACTCTGTCAGAATAACCGAGATTTAAGGTTTGAACGTAATGCGAATGGAGAGTTAGTGATTATGTCACCCGCAGGTGGAGAAACAAGTAATCGAAATGCTGGATTAACTGCACAACTTTGGATTTGGAATCAACAATATAAATTAGGAAAAGTCTTTGATTCTTCAGGCGGATTTAAACTTCCTAATGGTTCTGATCGTTCTCCTGATGCGTCATGGATACCGTTAGAAAAATGGAAGCATTTAACTCCTGAACAGCAGAAAAAGTTTTTACCTTTATGTCCTGATTTTGTCATAGAATTACGGTCTGCAAGCGATAACTTAAAAACCCTACAAAATAAAATGAAAGAATATCAAGAAAATGGAACTTGTTTAGGATGGTTAATTGATCCGCAGAACAAAACTGTAGAAATTTATCGTTCTAATCAAGAAGTAGAAATATTAGAAAATCCGTCAACCCTATCAGGAGAAAATATATTACCCCAATTCACCCTAAACCTAGAACAAATTTGGTAAACTTCGTTGTTGTGCTTCAGCACAATCAAAAAACGATAATAAAAACAATTAACCTCAATCTGCTCATCTCTCTTGTTTCTAGGTAGTCTCTTTGAGGTGCAATGCGATCATCCTTTATCCCCTGCAAAAACGCGATTATCGCAATCGAAAACTTGGGGAATGTAAAGATTTTACACTTTCGTTGTTTCGGTTTAGTGCAGATGATATCATCAGTGGTGAAAACTGTGATCAGTCTTCATAAAACTCCTAAAATGAGTCGATTGAAATCACCGAAAACCCAGATAAGGAACGGAAGCTAATGTACATTTATAACTGTATTTTCACAGGAAAAGAGGTATTTTCAGATGCCTACCCACACCAATTAGAAGACGACAATTTTGTTTGGATTGTTGAAGGGAAATACGAAGAATTAAGTGATCCGATATTCGATGAATCGTTATTCGGAGGATATAATTCTGAAGAAGAAGCATCCGTGGTAAGTGAGTATAAACCTGTTGTGAATACTCTAATCAGAGCTTTTCGCTTGGAAGAACCTGTTACAATTACAAGTCTAAACGATTTTAAAAAAGCCTTGAAGAAATACACAGTTAACTTGATGGCTAGACTTAATGAAACAAATCCTTATCGGGTTGTAATTCTTAAATCCAAACTGCCAAAATATGCCAAAGAATGGGCAGAAAACTTCGATAAGATCAGAGTGTATGTAACTGAGGGAGATGGCTTTGAGGTCGAGGGAACCCTGATCATATTAACGCAAGATGTTCCATTTGGTGAGGAAAAGCCTGATGACAAATGTAAAATGACTGTTTTAACAGATTCGTTAGTCAAAGAGAAGTTTTGACAGGTAAAAACAACTTTTTGGGGTAGTTTGTGAGGTGCGAGCTTTTTCTCCTCATTTCTAGGTTGAACCTAGAAATACTATTCATCAAGGCTCCGCCTCCTGTTATTTGAGGTAGAGCCTCAAAATTGGTATTCCAATGCAGAGCCAGGGGGAACCAAGGACGAGCCAACAAAATATTAGCAACTTAACATTGTCACCAAATTTTGATAGTCTGGAAAAAAAATTATGACTTATCAACACTTAGACTGATATAATATTCTCAAATAATAATCAAAGTGGATCTAAATTTTGATTGTCTTTTACATTGATTTATATCAATGGGATCTTCCCTAGTCTTATCTATACTTATATGACTGATGCCAACTGGAATACAATTTTAGATAGTATACCCGATCTAGCTTCTGAAGCTATTGTTAGCGATTACTTTGTTAAGCCCTTGTTAAAGGCTCTAGGGTTTAGTATTGAGGAACAATACCCCGAATTTGCTACGGGTTCTGGGACAGTAGATTTTGCGGCTCGAAAAAATCAAGGCAGTGATCTTTTTAATCGATCAAAGATCAATCCTTATCTGTTGGTAGAAGTTAAAGGTCGAGCGATTGGTGCGGGAGCCAAAATAAATCTCATGGAGAAAACACCGACCAATCAAAAAACTCAAAACCAAATTAAACAATATTTGCTATCCCCTAACTGTAAAACTGCTGAATGGGGAATTATTACAAATTCAATCCATATTCAACTTTTTCGGCGACATGGTAAGGTTGTTCATCCTGCCACACCTTGCTGGCTAATTAAAAAAGATAATATCCTAGATATTGTTAATCGCATTAAGGATTTGATCGAGACTCCCTTACCTGCTTTAGTCGTTAGTCTCTACAATGATAAGGGAGGTGTTGGCAAAACAACAACTACAATCAACCTAGCTTCTATCTTACGGAAACAGAAAAAGAATGTTTTAGTCATTGACTTTGATCCTCAACAGCGAGACTTAACAGATTCACTGGGTTTACAACCTACAAAAACCAAGTTATCTGATTGTTTAATTAATCGATCTTTAAATATTAAAGATGCCATTCAGCCTTTTAAAATTAAAACTAAATCTGGAGAGGTTCGAGTTTTTGACGTTATCCCTTCAGATTCGGGTTTAGATAAATTTAGGCTTGATGACCAACACATCAAAGTTCAAAAAGGGCCTGCAAGGTTAAAAGATTTATTAGATACTTTAAAAGGTAATTACGATTATATTTTAATCGATGCACCGACAAACTGGACGTTTTTTAGCCAAAGTTGTGTTTATGCCTCTGATGTTGTTTTAATCCCAACTAAACACACGAATTTTGCCTCATTAAAAAATGCCAGGAAAGTCATCCTAGAATTTATTCCTGAAATTCAAGAAGTAAGAGATAAAAAAGGAGAGTATGGCCCGATTCCTTTGCCTATTTTTTTTAATGAACATAAAGCAACAGAGACTTCATTGAAACGTGCAAACAGTGAAATTAAGTCGATCATTTCCCTAAAGCAAGGTGATAAATTAGTTTTTAATCCTGATTTATTACCCTACTTTTATCCAAAACATACAAAAGGTAGTCCAGATCAAGCAATATTCAGTATTCCAGAATATGCTATTGTTGCAAGTGCCGCCTTTGAACGCATACCTGCCGTATTGAAGCATAAAACTGTAAACGATTATTATCTTTCTTTAGCACAGGAGTATTTTCTTTATGAGTGATTTTGATAATATTGGTAAATTAATGCACTTGCCTTTAATTGATATTGAACCCGGACAAGAAATTACAGAACCGGAATTTTTTGTTTCAAGTGCAGCCGAAGCTATTTTACAAGCAGAGGGACGAAATTGGGTTCCGGTGATTGTGCAGGAAATTGCAGATTATCAGTATCAAGCGGTGAGTAACCATTTTGTCTATGCAGCGGCTAAAAAAGCACAATTAGAGCGGGTTTGGTGTATTGTTATTGATCCAAAACCTTCTAATATTGAACAAGCTAAAATTTTAACAAGAGAAACTAATCCGCTTGTTAATTTATGTACAGCTTCCAGAGATACAATTCTAGCAGCACTCGGCTATTTACAATCTGAACCTGGAAGTCCTTTAAAAACAAAAACAGTAGATTTAATTAAAGTAACAGACCGTATTCTTGAATCTGATCGAGAAACTTGGGCTGATTTTAATAAACTTATAAAGTTAAAATGCGGAATTATAAAACAAAACCAATTAGACTGTTTAAAACAAGTCTTTTACTGTAAACCAGAACCTCTGCCACCGCCACCGCCAGCACCTGAACCTGTATCTATTAAAAAAGCCAACCGAGATCAAATTTTTGAGCGTCTCAATTATTTATCTATTAATAAAATAGATAAATTTGATAAAATAGATCCGGATCAATTAGCTGATACTCTGTTTACAACTCCTAAAGGTAAATGGAAAAGTTTAAATCCTATTTCAAATCTTGACTGTGGAGTCAGTAAAAATCAAATTAAAACGTTAAAAACCGTATTCTCTTTATAAATAATGGAAAAATATTATTAGGAGAAAATATCTTACCAAGATTTACCTTAACCTTAGAACAAATTTGGTGAAAATTATTTTGGTGAAGATGTAAGAGTTTATCTAGCTTCATAGTAACCTTTTAGTTTTATAATTCTAATAAAGTTTTAATGAGGATAGTTAAATGGCTAAAAAATATTTGATTATTGCTGGTGTATTAATAGTTACTTTTGGTGCTGCCGCTTTTGGATTAGACAAATTAGCTGATCAAAAAGCAGAACAGGAAATTGAACAAAAACTTAGTTTAGGTACAGGTTTAGGTATAGATTGTACAAAAGCGAATGTAAATTTATTCCAGAATAATGTCCAATTCATGGATATTAAGGTTGATAATATAGATGGTTTTGCTAGTCCTTATATTTTTAGAATTAAAAGTATGAGCTTTCAAGCTAAATCATTAGTAAAAAAGCCTTTAGAAATTGAAAAAATTGTTGTTGAGGATATAGAAGTTAATGTTGATGTGCGGTTTGATAATAATGCCACTACACCTGAATCCATGATGGCAATTAACCTAAAAAAATTAGCTGAAAAAGAAAAAAACAAACCGATTCAAGATTCAGATAAACCAGAGGATTTGAACATTAATCAAATGCAATTTAACAACATAATTTTTACTATTAATTTACAACTTCCTGATGGTAAAAATTCTCCTATAACTAAAGAATTTAAAATTGATCAAATAACTTTAGAGCAAGTTACCGGGGAAAATTTACCCGCTCAATTATCTTCTGCATTACAGGAGAAAATATTAACAGAAATAACTGGCTTCATTAATGAGCAAAATTTACCTCAATTAAACTCAATTATAGAAAAATCAAACAAAATAAAACCACCCTCTCCACCCTCTCCTCCCTTTCCACTCTCTCCCCCCTCTCCACCGAAAAAATCATATCTTCCCCCTCCAGCAATATAGAAGGTTTGTAAATCGTAAATTCACTGAATTTGCGATCGCTTAATCATATATGTTCAGGTACAAGAGTGGATAAGATGCCTAAGATTAAAGCGGTTTTGGTATAAGTAGGTAGGCTCTATAAAACCCCACTATATAAATTTGAAATAACAAAGGTAAATAACCATGAATGAGTCTCAAAAAACTGTATTTTATTATAAATAATGCTGAAATATTATCAGGAGAAAATATTTTACCTCAATTTACCTTAAACTTAAAACAAATTTGGTAAACCCCGTTGTTGTGCTGAAGCACAATCAAAAAACTATAATAAAAACAATTAACCTCAATCTGCTCATCCCTCTCGTTTCTAGGTTCTACCTAAGATTCTGATATTTTTTGATCCTCTCATGCCCAAGTTAGAGGGGGCTTTAGGTGAGTATAATTATTGGGGTGGGTCGGTTAAGACTGACTCTATAGTTTTTTCTATATTTAGATCACTACCAATTTTGTTTTTAATCATTTTACAAAAATTTAGAAAAGATTCAAATGTTTTTAAATGATTAGTTGTTTCAACTCTCTTAATTATTTCTTTCAAGTAAAATTCTTTCGCTGCATCACCTGGTTTTGTTTTTTTATATATAGTATTGTTAGCTAAAAATAGAGCTTTTAAGTATTTTTCATGAAATTGAGCATGATTATATCGGGTGGCATCAAAATTACCCATTAATTCTGGATCAAATTGAGATACATCATAATATTTTTTATAGTCTGATAAAGGATAGCCTGAGTATTGCAATAAAGAAGTAGGATTTTTTTGGTATGAAAATATTTTTCGATTACCAAGTAACCATGTTTCAAGACAACGATTTTGGACAATAATTATAAGTTGTGTCTTACCTAAATTTATATTACTTTCTTGTATATAATTTATAATATCATCTTGCCTTTGAGTTACAGTTTGTTCATCAGCATCTACACAAAGAACTAAATAGTCATAATTATTTGTTTCATTAATTTTATCAATTGCATTATCAAGATGATCGGATAAAATATTAGGATAACCTTCTCCACTAATAAGGTAATAATTATTTTTTTGTACTTGATCATGGTATCTAACTTTTTTCAATTCAGGTATTAAATATTTGAGCCATTTTGGATAAAGTGTTATTTCTGTACTCTTTCCCTCTACTAAAAAGTAAATATTCATTAATCCTCCAAATCTTCTTCATCTTCAAGAACATTGATTAAATCAATAAAAGCTTTTTGCCTAGATTCAGAAATATGAAAATCTTCTGCTTTTTTAACAGTTACTAAGCCTCCATGACGAGTAACTATTTTCCAGTATCTAGGGCTAATATTATTAATTATGTAAGGATGATGACTTGTAATCATAAATTGCAAATCTTCCCTTTCTACAATTAACTCCGTTACACTATCAATACAATTAACACCTAAACTATTTTCAAATTCATCAATTAGGATAACACAGTTATCAGGAGATAAATATAATTCGCTAATATACATTAACGTTTTGAACATTCCTGAAGATATATTATCTTGTCTAATCCAAGGTTCAATATCTTTTTCCTTAATTTTTATAAGAATAGCTTCTTTTAAAATATCAGCTAAAGCTAAAGGAAGTTCATCCTGATTAAATGGTTCAACTTTGATGTCTTCAACTTTCTCAAAAATTTCTATAAATACTGACTTAATTCTATTAAAAGTTTCTGGTATATATCTGTAAACTAACGCCAATTTAATTGGTAATGGCAATTCATCATTTTTAATTTCTGACACATCACAATTTTCATATTTTTTCAAAATATTAGTAGAAAGTATTAAAATACCTTCGTTGTCTAAATACTTAGCTGATTCGGTTTCTATGATTTTATCAAATTCTTGTTGTACTGGCTTAATATCTTCTTCTTCACTGAGGAGTTCAATTATACTTTTGAAAGGAGATAATTTGAAAGGAGATAATTTATCTTGAAAAATTATTCCTTTTTCTTGTGTTCTTTCAATTATAGATTTGTCATTTTTAGCTAAATATTCCTCTATGATTTTATATTGATCCTCTTCATCAGAATCAGTCTTTATAGTCTTTATAATTATATTATTTTGTCTAGTTTCAAATTTCCCACGCCAACGATATAAATTCTCGTCCTGAGTTACAAATGTTACATCCCAACAAACTCCATTTAGAGAAATTCCATTAGCAATCATTTTAAGTCGCTTAATTGCCTTCAGTATTTGTGTCTTACCAGCACCAGATATACCAACTAACAAATTAAGATTAGATGAAAATTCAATAGGATTAAGTTTCCATTGGTATTCTTTATCTTCATATTCTAATTTTTTAAGCTTCATAAAAGTTTTTCATTAAATTATAATGTGATTTACTTCTAATCATTGTATCAGATGATTACAAAATTATCATAATTTTTTAGGGGAGTTAAGGTGCGATCGCTCTTTGGGGTGTAGGAGGGTTGAGGTGTGATCGCTTTCCTACTCTTCTATTGAGGTGCTATATATGCCGACAAGCGGTGGCTACGCCATCACGCTCCGTCGAACTCACGTTAATTTTATCCCATAAATTAGGGTCAGAAACCCGGTTTCTTGATCAAAAAATAAGGTGAGTTACAACTTGCGTAAACCCACCTTAAAATCAACATTAAATTAGGGTTTAACCCTTTAAAGCTTCTGCACCACCGACCACTTCCAGCAATTCCTGGGTAATGGAGGCTTGACGAGCTTTGTTATAGGATAACGTTAGGGTTTTAATTAACTCTCCAGCGTTGTCACTGGCGTTACTCATGGCGGTCATCCGCGCGGCTAACTCACTAGCAATAGATTCTTGCCAAGCGCGTAACAATTGGTTTGTTAAAAACAAAGGTAATAACGCATCCAAAATTTGGGCAGGATCTTGTTCAAAAATCATATCTCTCGGTAAATCCGCGAGATTATTTTTGACTTTCTCCCGTGTGACTTCAAATTGACCATTTTTTGTGGTCAAACGGAAGATTTCATCATCTGTTGGCTCTAATCCTTGAGGATCAAGCGGTAACAGAGTTTGAATCACTGGACGAGAAGCAATTAACGAAACAAATTTCGTATAAATTAACTCAATCCGATCCAATTCCCCGGATAAAAATAAAGCCAAAAGATTTTCCGCCGAATCCCGTACTCGGTCTATAGTGGGATTTTTTTCAGGGTTTTCCACCGTTGCGCGGATATCAACATCCCGTCTTTGGAAATATTGAATCGCTTTGCGTCCCACTAACAAATAAGTGCATTGCACACCTTCGGCTTCCAACTCTTTTGCACGAGTTTCAGCCCGTTTGATAATGCTACTATTATAGGTTCCACACAAGCCGCGATTACCGGAAATCACCAGTAATCCAACTTTTTTAACTTCCCGTTGTTTGAGGAGAGGCAAATCTGCTTCTTCAAATTTTAAACGGGATTGTAACCCATAAAGAATTCCGGCTAACCGATCAGCAAAGGGGCGAGACGCTAAAACTTGTTCCTGGGCGCGACGCACTTTTGCAGAAGCCACCAGACGCATCGCTTCTGTAATTTTCTTGGTATTTTTAACCGAATCAATCCGATCGCGGATCGCTTTTAAATTTGACATAGTTTTGCCAGATTTGCGTTATGAAATCAGGAGTCAGGAATCAGGAGTTAGGAGACAGGAATCAGAAGTCAGCTATCAACATTAAAGCTTTACTGTTCCCTGTTCCCTGTTCCCTGTTCCCTTCCCAAAAATTAAGCTGAAACTAAGAAAGTTTGTTTGAATTCTGCGATCGCTTCTTTCAACAGACCTTCAGCTTCATCGTCAAGGAGTTTTTTGCCTTGAACGATTTCGACGTATTTGGGTTTGCTATTTTTGAGATAGTCCCGCAGTCCGGCGGCAAAAACCACGATTTTTTCAACGGGGATCTCATCGAGATAACCGTTAATTCCGGCGTAAATTACGGCCACCTGTTCAAACAATTGCAGAGGAGAATTCTGAGGTTGTTTTAACAACTCTTGCAGCCGTTTGCCCCGTTCTAATTGGTTGCGGGTAGCTTGGTCTAAATCAGAGGCGAACTGAGAAAATGCCGCTAACTCAGCATACTGAGCTAATTCTAATTTAACTTTCCCGGCAACTTTCTTCATGGCTTTGGTTTGAGCCGCAGAACCCACGCGGGACACGGAAATCCCAGCGTTCACCGCCG encodes the following:
- a CDS encoding Uma2 family endonuclease translates to MSIVEEQIQTPTLLNEVQFPPSDLLSQEPPLESELHLRQILLLLNSLEWLWQDRDDFYAIGNLTIYYSQRQKKSEEFRGPDFFVVLGTERKPRNSWVVWEEDGKYPNVIIEMLSKTTADTDRGEKKEIYQDVFRTPDYFWFDPKTLEFAGFHIVEGQYQPISPNENGWLWSQQLDLFLGILDHKLRFFTAGGELVLTTEEVAFKERQQRETLQQRADKLAAKLRELGIDPEQL
- a CDS encoding F0F1 ATP synthase subunit gamma — protein: MSNLKAIRDRIDSVKNTKKITEAMRLVASAKVRRAQEQVLASRPFADRLAGILYGLQSRLKFEEADLPLLKQREVKKVGLLVISGNRGLCGTYNSSIIKRAETRAKELEAEGVQCTYLLVGRKAIQYFQRRDVDIRATVENPEKNPTIDRVRDSAENLLALFLSGELDRIELIYTKFVSLIASRPVIQTLLPLDPQGLEPTDDEIFRLTTKNGQFEVTREKVKNNLADLPRDMIFEQDPAQILDALLPLFLTNQLLRAWQESIASELAARMTAMSNASDNAGELIKTLTLSYNKARQASITQELLEVVGGAEALKG
- a CDS encoding AAA family ATPase, translating into MTDANWNTILDSIPDLASEAIVSDYFVKPLLKALGFSIEEQYPEFATGSGTVDFAARKNQGSDLFNRSKINPYLLVEVKGRAIGAGAKINLMEKTPTNQKTQNQIKQYLLSPNCKTAEWGIITNSIHIQLFRRHGKVVHPATPCWLIKKDNILDIVNRIKDLIETPLPALVVSLYNDKGGVGKTTTTINLASILRKQKKNVLVIDFDPQQRDLTDSLGLQPTKTKLSDCLINRSLNIKDAIQPFKIKTKSGEVRVFDVIPSDSGLDKFRLDDQHIKVQKGPARLKDLLDTLKGNYDYILIDAPTNWTFFSQSCVYASDVVLIPTKHTNFASLKNARKVILEFIPEIQEVRDKKGEYGPIPLPIFFNEHKATETSLKRANSEIKSIISLKQGDKLVFNPDLLPYFYPKHTKGSPDQAIFSIPEYAIVASAAFERIPAVLKHKTVNDYYLSLAQEYFLYE
- a CDS encoding DUF167 domain-containing protein → MALLKIKVKPNSKQQALQKEVDGSLTVHLKSPPVEGKANQELIQFLAKQLGVPKSQITIKSGLSSRHKLVEVPDVNP
- a CDS encoding AAA family ATPase, which encodes MKLKKLEYEDKEYQWKLNPIEFSSNLNLLVGISGAGKTQILKAIKRLKMIANGISLNGVCWDVTFVTQDENLYRWRGKFETRQNNIIIKTIKTDSDEEDQYKIIEEYLAKNDKSIIERTQEKGIIFQDKLSPFKLSPFKSIIELLSEEEDIKPVQQEFDKIIETESAKYLDNEGILILSTNILKKYENCDVSEIKNDELPLPIKLALVYRYIPETFNRIKSVFIEIFEKVEDIKVEPFNQDELPLALADILKEAILIKIKEKDIEPWIRQDNISSGMFKTLMYISELYLSPDNCVILIDEFENSLGVNCIDSVTELIVEREDLQFMITSHHPYIINNISPRYWKIVTRHGGLVTVKKAEDFHISESRQKAFIDLINVLEDEEDLED
- a CDS encoding cupin domain-containing protein — protein: MGLIRQVEVRRLNAMKSGRVEFFTPQTSQETMMVRVEAGAIEQLFVHHFQTDQLLVVRGEFVIVILQNRQYFYIPLSEKIPTVITIPPGVPHSTINLSDEPCLIVNAVLRHGEPHERDYRPLKPPFPYDLVAAKQALETLDYPVTA
- a CDS encoding Uma2 family endonuclease codes for the protein MTQFTLNLETIDLNDEQFFQLCQNNRDLRFERNANGELVIMSPAGGETSNRNAGLTAQLWIWNQQYKLGKVFDSSGGFKLPNGSDRSPDASWIPLEKWKHLTPEQQKKFLPLCPDFVIELRSASDNLKTLQNKMKEYQENGTCLGWLIDPQNKTVEIYRSNQEVEILENPSTLSGENILPQFTLNLEQIW